The following are encoded in a window of Cryptococcus gattii WM276 chromosome M, complete sequence genomic DNA:
- a CDS encoding Hypothetical Protein (Similar to TIGR gene model, INSD accession AAW46873.1) — protein sequence MSQSKRARDLAPLSWEAPSEEEYKSLKRYKSFLMPPNISYYLGDFVWLAHEHSRPPIPESPPRKKSRASHAAKTAAEREEDEEEDDEEDEETEEEKQRRETDAMWKAGYWIGRIVEIRARDKTYVWMKIRWMCRTVKELRESDVKTGLPKGKVGGREIFMLGREFDAVQPVGTVESHAPVTLYDESNPLQEPFDNKTIFYRSEARTPTLEESAVIQAKANPTKATSKRARQSDISSSRHLFQYQPPTCYCTEPYLPITDRPESMALCPNPGCLNWFHLGCLDWRGGDYRRPLTPFSISYIRSSGLQLLSLADYTYSSDVQSDVIRPLTPGKPFWEVVNGTPTQKEIEKAREEGLAECQNEYAERYSQERDKVKQEKEGVLSFAELQAWAVQVDERIPEVIQQAAISPILRGEKAGVVGNARKVLEARQIISIAVNPSLYASSVNSAVDNNVGGRSERNGDDAIRKRTADWTIEVAEEDVSRPSIPQMVEDWLMTHGDNLDENETRTVVWRCPSCSRFI from the exons ATGTCACAATCTAAACGAGCTCGCGATCTTGCGCCTTTATCTTGGGAAGCACC CTCTGAAGAGGAATATAAGAGTTTAAAGCGGTATAA ATCATTCTTGA TGCCTCCAAATATCTCGTACTATCTTGGAGACTT TGTATGGCTCGCTCATGAACACTCTCGACCACCTATTCCCGAATCGCCTCCTCGTAAGAAGTCACGCGCCTCACATGCAGCCAAAACCGCTGCCgaaagagaggaagatgaggaggaagacgatgaagaagatgaggagactgaagaggaaaagcAGAGGAGAGAGACGGACGCAATGTGGAAGGCTGGATACTGGATCGGGAGAATTGTGGAGATTAGGGCAAGGGATAAGACTTATGTTTGGAT GAAGATCAGGTGGATGTGCCGAACAGTGAAAGAGCTTAGAGAATCTGATGTGAAGACTGGACT ACCAAAAGGCAAAGTTGGCGGTCGTGAGATCTTCATGCTTGGTCGGGAGTTTGACGCGGTCCAGCCTGTCGGCACTGTCGAAT CTCACGCCCCTGTGACTCTCTACGATGAATCTAACCCATTGCAAGAGCCTTTTGACAACAAAACCATCTTTTACCGAAGTGAAGCTCGTACCCCTACCCTTGAGGAATCTGCTGTT ATCCAAGCCAAGGCGAACCCCACGAAAGCAACCTCCAAAAGAGCTCGTCAATCTGacatctcttcttcaagacATCTTTTC CAATATCAACCACCTACATGCTACTGTACGGAACCCTACCTCCCTATTACAGACCGCCCAGAATCTATGGCCCTTTGTCCCAACCCTG GATGTCTCAATTGGTTCCATCTCGGCTGTCTCGACTGGCGCGGAGGCGATTATCGCCGTCCCCTTACCCCGTTCTCCATCTCCTATATCCGCTCCTCTGGCCTCCAACTTCTCTCTCTAGCAGATTACACATACTCTTCCGACGTCCAATCCGACGTCATCCGGCCCCTTACCCCTGGGAAACCTTTTTGGGAGGTCGTTAACGGCACTCCTACACAGAAAGAAATTGAGAaagcaagagaagaagggttgGCAGAATGTCAGAATGAATATGCAGAACGGTATAGTCAAGAGAGAGATAAGGTTAAgcaggagaaggagggggTCCTGAGTTTTGCAGAGCTTCAAGCATGGGCTGTACAAGTGGATGAGCGAATCCCGGAGGTTATTCAACAGGCAGCCATCTCCCCTATTCTACGAGGCGAGAAGGCCGGAGTGGTTGGCAATGCCCGAAAAGTCCTCGAAGCCCGGCAAATCATCTCCATTGCTGTCAACCCTTCTCTATATGCCTCTTCAGTCAATTCTGCCGTCGATAATAATGTGGGAGGCAGAAGTGAAAGGAACGGTGATGATGCTATAAGGAAGAGAACGGCAGATTGGACAATCGAGGTCGCTGAAGAGGATGTGTCACGCCCGAGTATCCCGCAAATGGTGGAGGACTGGCTGATGACGCATGGGGATAATCTGGATGAGAACGAGACGAGGACAGTTGTCTGGAGATGCCCCAGCTGCTCGAGGTTCATTTAA
- a CDS encoding Hypothetical protein (Similar to SGTC gene model, INSD accession EAL17624.1; CNBM0080): MSLRPLFRHASTLNAARGIATSAPRRAAHSDHHGAEDQSDAYTNESFFSPSWRNAFIILTASILIYPYLPSPSHKPVSPSLDPEAFAAARKDETLPALTRWFAKQTEKAEVWTQRNDKHLELTKESAETKLLFQEGERPKVMRMRYPSSFEQASPHSIAVGSQADLSDLKIRPAQ, from the exons ATGTCACTCAGGCCCCTCTTCCGACACGCCAGCACTCTCAACGCCGCCAGGGGTATAGCCACCTCCGCACCCAGGAGAGCAGCCCACAGCGACCACCACGGCGCCGAGGACCAGAGTGACGCTTACACCAACGAGT ccttcttctcaccTTCCTGGCGCAACGcattcatcatcctcaccGCCTCTATCCTCATCTACCCTTaccttccttccccttcccaTAAGCCCGTTTCCCCCTCTCTCGACCCTGAAGCGTTCGCGGCCGCCCGCAAGGATGAGACACTTCCCGCTTTGACGAGATGGTTTGCCAAGCAGACAGAAAAGGCGGAAGTGTGGACACAGAGGAATGATAAGCATTTGGAGTTAACAAAGGAGTCCGCAGAGACCAAGTTGTTGTTCCAGGAGGGAGAGAGGCCAAAGGTCATGAGGATGAGGTATCCTAG CTCATTCGAACAAGCATCCCCTCACTCTATTGCAGTCGGTTCCCAAGCCGATCTGTCTGATTTGAAGATCCGACCTGCTCAATAA
- a CDS encoding Rho GTPase, putative (Similar to TIGR gene model, INSD accession AAW46874.1) has translation MAMQSIKCVVVGDGAVGKTCLLISYTTNSFPGEYVPTVFDNYSASVLVDGRPVSLGLWDTAGQEDYDRLRPLSYPQTDVFLVCFSIVSPPSFENVKTWIPEIRHHAPTTPILLIGTKLDLRDDPVTISRLKERRFQPISFEMGVRCAREIGAVRYLEASSRTQKGLKNVFDEAIRAVLSPSARDAREKKKKKQQCLIL, from the exons ATGGCCATGCAGAGCATCAAAT GTGTCGTCGTCGGTGACGGTGCCGTCGGAAAG ACCTGCCTCTTGATATCATACACCACCAACTCATTTCCCGGCGAATACGTTCCTACCGTATTCGACAATTACTCTGCCAGTGTACTCGTCGATGGCCGGCCAGTCAGTTTGGGGTTATGGGATACTGCCGGGCAGGAAGACTATGA CCGGCTGAGACCGCTATCGTACCCACAAACCGACGTATTCCTCGTGTGCTTCTCAATCGTCTCTCCACCCAGTTTCGAAAATGTTAAAACC TGGATCCCCGAAATCCGCCACCACGCCCCTACCACCCCCATCCTTCTCATCGGCACAAAACTCGACCTCCGGGACGACCCCGTTACCATCTCTCGTCTGAAAGAACGTCGTTTCCAACCGATTAGTTTTGAGATGGGTGTCCGATGTGCAAGGGAGATTGGGGCTGTTAGGTATTTGGAGGCTTCTAGTCGGAC ACAAAAAGGCTTGAAAAATGTGTTTGACGAAGCGATCCGTGCGGTACTCAGTCCATCGGCAAGGGATGcaagggagaagaagaagaagaagcagcagTGTTTGATTTTGTGA
- a CDS encoding Peptide alpha-N-acetyltransferase, putative (Similar to TIGR gene model, INSD accession AAW46872.1): MSLPLTRIRPMSLIRVRGATAMRPTLLRPTAFHFSRSLAPPLTSSLSSRSDNTSSSSNADEAKKQQKRKSDGSEPDSEPKSAYAKFKALSRKYGSWAVGMYFFLSTIDFSLCFLLVHSFGAERIEPLMDSAKEFYRSKRYGVEEAERMRIEDEKEREEEMAAEKKNGKQGKSGSQWFGKTFWAEAVLAYTIHKTALLPFRAGLTVAWTPKFVGWLAKRGWVGKVRSSLFSL; encoded by the exons ATGTCCCTTCCCCTCACTAGAATACGCCCAATGTCTTTGATTCGTGTCCGCGGCGCGACAGCTATGCGCCCCACTCTCCTCCGTCCTACTGCCTTTCACTTCTCTCGATCACTTGCTCCCCCTTTGacctcttctctctcctcgCGATC CGATAACACTAGCTCGAGCTCCAACGCTGATGAGGCGAAGAAACAACAAAAACGAAAAAGCGACGGATCTGAACCCGACTCCGAGCCAAAATCAGCTTATGCGAAATTCAAAGCGCTCTCCAGGAAATACGGTTCCTGGGCTGTCGGCATGTACTTTTTCCTCTCGACCATCGACTTTTCCCTATGTTTCCTGCTTGTCCATTCCTTTGGCGCGGAGCGAATTGAGCCCCTGATGGATTCCGCAAAGGAGTTTTATAGGTCCAAGCGGTATGGCGTCGAAGAAGCGGAGCGGATGAGGATCgaggatgagaaggagcgagaggaggagatggcTGCGGAGAAGAAAAACGGCAAGCAAGGAAAGAGTGGTAGTCAATGGTTTGGAAAGACGTTTTGGGCAGAAGCAGTGTTGGCGTACACGATACATAAGACGGCGTTGTTACCTTTTAGAGCAGGGTTGACCGTGGCGTGGACACCAAAGTTTGTGGGGTGGTTGGCCAAGAGGGGATGGGTTGGTAAAGTGCGTTCCTCCCTTTTTTCGTTGTAA
- a CDS encoding Glycoprotein, putative (Similar to TIGR gene model, INSD accession AAW46870.1): MLSLSLLPALLALTPLAHAQVTASFPNGATNPDAPEFYPIGSYVNQTSDSRLISLNGVDDFCLWGPLDVNGGEKNLIGNIEPEVVAYCTKPRNNARLIPDGMISAAHFIKTPLYVQIWGFWDATKIGIPHGDSGGELDPHGAENLGNPIGGNATSDVEGKDVFYEEWMSFISYDQFCLRICTAENANATAALQCEHELDIMGCAFVMAIEDFYNTNNSFTSCEGEAAAPPGLYPQPNGTYSTFRQRYTGTWSNAETTGMFTVGQTVTPSSVAFYPKTSNCFTYSTISNGVDTVSWAVTATPSTLSGGSTLAVSSIGSTSQPPPTNLPTSSSSSSSSSSSSSSSSSVSSTSSSTGGSASTNAAAADSSGTSSAATKAASVHGQGIVMIGAVAISMLFGAAVLL; the protein is encoded by the exons ATGCTCTCTCTTTCACTCCTCCCCGCCCTCCTCGCCCTCACCCCCCTTGCGCACGCCCAGGTCACCGCCAGCTTCCCCAACGGCGCCACCAATCCCGACGCTCCCGAGTTCTACCCCATCGGCTCGTATGTCAACCAGACGTCCGACTCGCGTCTCATCTCCCTCAACGGCGTCGACGACTTTTGTCTCTGGGGACCTCTCGACGTCAATGGCGGCGAAAAGAATCTGATAGGTAATATCGAGCCGGAAGTCGTCGCGTACTGTACTAAGCCAAGGAATAACGCGAGGCTCATCCCAGACGGCATGATTAGTGCTGCTCAC TTTATCAAGACCCCGCTGTACGTCCAGATCTGGGGCT TCTGGGACGCGACCAAGATCGGTATT CCGCACGGCGACTCTGGCGGCGAACTGGACCCCCATGGCGCTGAAAACCTCGGAAACCCAATTGGCGGAAACGCCACGTCTGACGTCGAGGGCAAGGATGTGTTTTACGAGGAATGGATGAGTTTT ATCTCGTATGACCAATTCTGCCTGCGTATCTGTACAGCCGAAAATGCCAACGCGACTGCCGCCTTGCAGTGCGAGCATGAACTTGACATCATGGGTTGTGCGTTTGTCATGGCTATCGA GGACTTTTACAACACCAACAACTCTTTCACATCCTGCGAAGGCGAAGCCGCCGCTCCTCCTGGTCTCTACCCCCAACCCAACGGAACGTACTCTACTTTCCGACAGCGATACACTGGTACTTGGTCCAACGCTGAAACGACCGGCATGTTTACTGTAGGACAAACTGTTACGCCTAGTAGTGTTGCTTT CTACCCAAAGACGTCCAACTGTTTCACCTACTCTACCATTTCTA ACGGCGTCGATACGGTCAGCTGGGCAGTAACAGCCACCCCTTCCACTCTCTCCGGTGGCTCCACCCTTGCCGTCTCCTCTATCGGCAGCACCTCTCAACCCCCTCCTACCAATCTCCCCacctcttcatcctcttcttcttcttcttcttcttcttcttcttcttcttcttctgtgtCCTCCACCAGCAGCTCTACCGGCGGCAGCGCATCAACAAACGCAGCAGCCGCCGATTCGTCCGGTACTTCTTCCGCTGCAACCAAAGCAGCCAGCGTCCACGGACAAGGAATCGTCATGATCGGCGCTGTAGCCATCTCCATGCTCTTCGGCGCCGCTGTATTGCTTTAA
- a CDS encoding Hypothetical Protein (Similar to TIGR gene model, INSD accession AAW46868.1), whose product MTERRTTVVSSPGKVLIAGGYLVLDTNYSGLVIGTSSRFYSCVSSRLTSTSGTSNKFNTDPGTNTDTRQGKGDEAIISVRAGQFPSKASTWVYSISKPSASATFAAGEDGEKESLYLSFKQINEEEAGKNKFIFITLCKVLEYTYETILAKLGDEETALDELIKRIKSNGDGLEVVVFADNDFYSQREQLTSLSLPTRISSLPHLPPFTPLPRPIPATSKTGLGSSAALVTSLVGSLLSHLHITHASPEGDISEDDKAAIHAVAQLAHCQAQGKVGSGFDVSSAVYGSHLYTRFSPSILTPLMSLAPFSRPQHSSSTASTSLLDALHLSKWDSKAIPFRLPKHLRLLLADVSCGTDTPSFVSSVLKWRNNDREKADEVWGKLDNANRALGNVLRDMVDAESESDYEKTMMAAAQLTSDELLNLPATPTPSRTLHLLRRLALSLSSIRALLREMSDLSGVPIEPKKQTRLLDACGQVKGVVGGGVPGAGGYDALYLLTIDHPTPLAGVDELWADWTEMDVCPLSSKQSDGGIRQEEVAEVKGLKDALDRARAGE is encoded by the exons ATGACAGAGAGGAGGACGACAGTAGTATCCTCCCCCGGCAAAGTCCTTATCGCCGGAGGATACCTTGTCCTCGATACAAACTACTCTGGTCTAGTCATCGGCACTTCTAGTAGATTCTACTCTTGCGTCTCGAGCCGCTTAACGTCCACCTCCGGCACATCTAACAAATTCAACACCGATCCTGGAACCAACACCGACACTCGTCAAGGTAAAGGTGATGAAGCCATCATCTCGGTACGCGCTGGTCAATTCCCTTCCAAAGCTTCGACATGGGTCTACTCCATCTCAAAGCCTTCTGCCTCTGCAACTTTTGCTGCTGGTGAAGACGGTGAAAAGGAGAGTTTGTATCTCAGCTTCAAACAGATCAACGAAGAGGAGGCGGGAAAGAACAAGTTTATCTTCATCACACTCTGCAAAGTGCTCGAGTATACTTACGAAACCATCTTGGCCAAACTTGGGGATGAGGAAACAGCACTGGATGAGTTGATAAAGCGGATAAAAAGTAATGGGGATGGTCTGGAAGTGGTCGTCTTTGCAGACAATGACTTTTACTCTCAACGCGAGCAG CTCACATCACTTTCCCTCCCAACCCGAATATCATCCCTTCCCCATCTCCCTCCATTCAcccccctcccccgccCAATTCCTGCAACCAGCAAAACCGGCCTCGGCTCCTCTGCCGCGCTAGTCACTTCTCTCGTCGGATCTTTGCTCTCCCATCTCCATATCACCCATGCCTCTCCAGAGGGCGATATCTCTGAAGACGACAAAGCTGCCATTCACGCCGTCGCTCAGTTGGCGCATTGTCAAGCTCAGGGAAAAGTTGGATCAGGCTTCGACGTTTCCTCCGCCGTCTATGGCTCTCACCTGTACACCCGTTTCTCCCCATCCATCCTTACGCCTCTCATGTCCCTCGCCCCATTCTCCCGTCCTCAACACTCTAGCTCTACCGCCTCAACATCTCTCCTCGATGCACTCCATCTGAGCAAATGGGATAGCAAGGCAATCCCTTTCCGACTGCCCAAACACCTGCGTCTCTTACTCGCCGACGTTTCTTGCGGTACCGATACTCCTTCCTTTGTCTCCTCCGTCCTCAAATGGAGAAATAACGACAGGGAAAAGGCCGATGAAGTGTGGGGGAAGCTGGATAATGCGAACAGGGCGCTGGGAAACGTGTTGAGGGATATGGTTGACGCAGAAAGCGAGAGTGATTATGAAAAGACGATGATGGCCGCGGCACAGCTTACATCTGACGAG CTTTTGAACCTCCCTGCAACCCCTACCCCTTCACGCACACTTCATCTCCTGCGTCGCCTCGCCCTCTCCCTCTCATCCATCCGCGCTCTACTGCGTGAAATGTCTGATCTCTCTGGCGTACCTATCGAACCCAAAAAACAAACTAGACTATTAGATGCATGCGGACAAGTCAAGGGCGTTGTTGGTGGTGGAGTTCCAGGAG CGGGTGGTTATGATGCCCTTTACCTCCTTACCATCGATCACCCGACACCCTTAGCGGGCGTCGATGAACTTTGGGCCGATTGGACCGAGATGGACGTCTGTCCACTGTCCTCAAAGCAGAGTGATGGTGGGATAAGGCAGGAAGAGGTTGCGGAAGTGAAGGGTTTAAAGGATGCTTTGGACAGAGCGAGGGCGGGCGAATAG
- a CDS encoding tRNA (5-methylaminomethyl-2-thiouridylate)-methyltransferase, putative (Similar to TIGR gene model, INSD accession AAW46863.1), with amino-acid sequence MWLTSLRPLPTLSKSHCSNALASKSRQCLPRALNVNLKPLVRIRNAHTSAESELRGLLPTMSELGLREGDHVTVGMSGGVDSATTLRILREFPIHLDVIFMRNWDPLLSESPPESSSSPSSISLAYSSTSPINGEPNLSPCQWERDWNDVLKVATQVGIPKDSIRLVDLSKEYWSRVFEPAVGVWERGGTPNPDVDCNREIKFGALLDVLPKKDRHFLATGHYGRVAHPPHLGVSKLLRATDQSKDQTYYLSQMTEPQLSRAILPLGGLLKTDVRRLAEHWGLPNAKKEESMGVCFIGERGKFGDFISQYTSPPEPGYLINLSGERLAEHKGLWYYTVGQRARVANQLKPMFVAKKGVGEKGTDILVVPGPDHPMLLCKDVHTSDFHWIHRTFPREQLDKEPEKVGIQVRHRMNPVGGRIVVGNDIKNVTVEFNESIAGVSPGQVVAVWFDGWCLGSGFIKGTTCVGEM; translated from the exons ATGTGGCTCACATCTCTGAGGCCGTTACCGACGTTATCCAAATCCCATTGCTCAAATGCCCTTGCTTCAAAATCCCGACAATGCCTGCCGAGAGCCTTAAATGTGAACCTGAAACCTTTGGTCAGAATACGAAATGCTCATACTTCGGCTGAAAGCGAGCTTCGGGGCCTTCTGCCTACCATGAGTGAACTCGGTTTGAGGGAAGGTGATCATG TAACTGTTGGTATGTCCGGTGGAGTTGACTCTGCAACAACCTTACGAATACTACGAGAGTTT CCAATCCATCTCGACGTTATATTCATGCGAAACTGGGACCCTCTACTATCTGAATCGCCTCCTgaatcttcttcatcaccatcttccATATCCCTCGCATACTCCTCTACTTCACCCATAAACGGAGAGCCAAACCTTTCCCCCTGCCAATGGGAGCGAGACTGGAATGATGTTCTAAAAGTGGCTACGCAAGTCGGGATCCCAAAGGACTCAATCAGGCTCGTAGATCTGTCGAAGGAGTACTGGAGTAGGGTGTTTGAGCCCGCAGTGGGAGTATGGGAGAGGGGCGGAACTCCTAATCCAGATGTGGATTGTAACAG GGAGATTAAGTTTGGCGCTTTACTGGATGTCTTGCCAAAGAAAGACAGACATTTTCTTGCAACAGGTCATTACGGCCGTGTTGCCCACCCGCCACATCTGGGTGTTTCGAAGCTTTTACGAGCAACGGATCAATCCAAAGATCAAACCTATTACCTTTCTCAAATGACCGAACCGCAACTATCTCGC GCAATCCTTCCTCTTGGAGGTTTATTAAAAACTGACGTAAGACGATTGGCAGAGCATTGGGGTTTACCGAACgcgaagaaggaagagtcTATGGGCGTGTGTTTTATTGGAGAGCGAGGGAAGTTCGGAGATTTCATCT CGCAATACACGTCCCCACCTGAACCAGGCTATCTCATTAACCTTTCCGGCGAGCGTTTGGCAGAACACAAGGGACTTTGGTACTACACCGTTGGTCAACGAGCGAGGGTTGCGAATCAATTGAAACCCATGTTTGTTGCGAAGAAGGGCGTAGGGGAGAAAGGGACTGATATATTGGTCGTCCCGGGACC AGATCATCCGATGTTACTCTGCAAGGATGTCCATACTTCCGACTTCCATTGGATACATCGCACATTCCCACGAGAACAACTTGATAAAGAACCTGAGAAAGTGGGGATACAAGTTAGACATAGAATGAATCCTGTTGGCGGTCGAATTGTCGTGGGTAATGACATCAAGAA TGTGACTGTAGAATTTAATGAGTCAATTGCTGGCGTGAGCCCTGGGCAGGTCGTAGCCGTCTGGTTTGATGGGTGGTGTCTGGGAAGTGGGTTCATCAAGGGTACAACATGTGTAGGAGAAATGTGA
- a CDS encoding Hypothetical protein (Similar to TIGR gene model, INSD accession AAW46864.1; CNM00130), which translates to MPSPPSTLIVILDTHPLSWHLLSHLPPAPPIPDNKVLDTAKSSPTSLHQFITILIVFLNAHLASKWGNEVVVYTASAGKATLIYPPSNDKLRQRGEGGKPNANVYRPFQVLDERIEEGLKEVVREEQQKLDTEGPGFINEPPAMVSALTKALCFINRRILSSAHNDPTALPPSSDPNNNNGDTSGGLLPSKERRQQRMRGGYVGLMNCVFAAQKAAKSPDRYPLPSSIYDRFFSSRLLTTSRPSDRWSVLAMEWKRGFAPVSPCTIYISHRLLFDIIRSSRRHRTQSTFVQCVSSFVNQNPSAQCVKHGSLSNLSPHSGRWPG; encoded by the exons ATGCCGTCCCCCCCCTCCACGCTCATCGTCATCCTCGACACCCACCCCCTCTCATGGCATCTCCTCTCACATCTCCCCCCAGCACCCCCCATCCCGGACAACAAGGTTCTCGACACGGCCAAATCATCCCCCACATCTCTCCACCAGttcatcaccatcctcatcgtcttTCTCAACGCCCATCTCGCAAGCAAATGGGGCAATGAAGTCGTCGTCTATACGGCTTCCGCTGGAAAGGCAACTTTGATTTACCCCCCTTCAAATGACAAGTTACGGCAaaggggagaaggaggaaagcCGAATGCGAATGTGTACAGACCGTTCCAGGTTTTGGACGAGAGGATTGAAGAAGGACTGAAAGAGGTTGTGAGAGAAGAACAACAGAAATTGGATACCGAGGGTCCGGGGTTTATAAACGAACCACCCGCCATGGTCTCGGCGCTTACAAAAGCTCTATGCT TCATCAATCGGCGGATATTATCTTCGGCGCATAATGACCCTACAGCCCTCCCACCCTCTTCGGATCCAAATAACAACAACGGGGATACTTCTGGCGGCCTTTTACCAAGTAAAGAA AGACGGCAGCAACGCATGCGTGGTGGTTACGTCGGACTAATGAACTGCGTCTTTGCCGCTCAAAAAGCTGCAA AAAGTCCCGATAGATAtcctctcccttcctccatctACGATCGATTCTTCTCCTCCCGTCTTCTTACAACAAGCCGCCCATCTGACAGATGGAGTGTACTGGCAATGGAATGGAAGAGGGGGTTTGCTCCAGTATCTCCATGTAC AATATATATCTCACACCGCCTTCTCTTCGACATCATCCGTTCGTCACGCCGCCACAGGACGCAGTCAACTTTCGTGCAGTGTGTTTCT TCTTTTGTGAACCAAAACCCATCTGCGCAATGTGTAAAACACGGTTCCCTATCAAATCTATCCCCACACTCCGGACGTTGGCCGGGTTGA